In Staphylococcus lloydii, the following proteins share a genomic window:
- a CDS encoding Nif3-like dinuclear metal center hexameric protein — protein sequence MKINTLLTIINKHVPLNTAEDWDNVGLLIGNKQNDVTGILTALDCTEAVVDEAIANDINTIICHHPLIFKGVNNIVENDGYGAIIHKLIKNSINLIALHTNLDVYKYGVNKMLADKIGLTHLSFLNEETYQYYKVQVFVPEENKEALKSKLSEHGLASEGDYEHCFFESNGVGNFKPVGDANPHIGNIDEIEAVQEVKVEFMIKSQQKALAQQLIEQYHPYETPVYDFITMTKVASHGLGIIGELDKPLSAKQFAQSVKSNLSIPSVRFTGDIDTTVQRVAIIGGSGIGFEYKAKNSGADIFITGDVKHHDALDAKINGVNILDIDHYSEYVMKEGLLQLLHTWLSEEEITFSIKASTINTNPFEYL from the coding sequence ATGAAAATTAATACACTTTTAACTATTATTAATAAACATGTGCCACTAAACACTGCAGAAGACTGGGATAACGTTGGTTTATTAATAGGAAATAAGCAAAATGACGTTACTGGTATATTAACAGCTTTAGACTGTACCGAAGCAGTAGTAGATGAAGCGATAGCCAACGACATTAATACAATTATTTGTCATCACCCACTTATTTTTAAAGGCGTTAACAATATCGTTGAAAATGATGGCTATGGCGCTATTATCCATAAATTAATTAAAAATAGTATTAATTTAATTGCCTTACATACGAATTTAGATGTTTATAAATACGGCGTAAATAAAATGCTTGCTGATAAAATTGGGTTAACTCATTTGTCCTTTTTAAATGAAGAAACTTATCAATACTACAAAGTACAAGTTTTCGTACCCGAAGAAAATAAAGAAGCATTAAAAAGTAAACTGAGCGAACATGGTTTAGCTTCAGAAGGTGACTATGAACATTGCTTCTTTGAAAGTAATGGTGTTGGTAATTTCAAACCTGTTGGCGATGCAAACCCTCATATTGGAAATATTGATGAAATAGAAGCTGTTCAAGAAGTAAAAGTAGAATTCATGATTAAATCTCAGCAAAAAGCTTTAGCACAACAATTAATAGAACAATATCATCCATATGAGACACCGGTATATGATTTTATAACTATGACAAAAGTTGCATCACACGGTTTAGGTATAATTGGTGAATTAGATAAACCTTTAAGTGCTAAACAATTTGCACAATCAGTAAAATCAAATTTATCAATCCCAAGCGTTCGTTTTACAGGTGATATAGATACAACTGTGCAACGTGTAGCCATAATAGGTGGTTCTGGTATAGGATTTGAATACAAAGCTAAAAATAGTGGTGCAGATATATTTATTACCGGGGACGTAAAACATCACGATGCTTTAGACGCTAAAATCAATGGCGTCAACATTTTAGACATTGATCATTATAGCGAATATGTTATGAAAGAAGGATTATTACAACTATTGCATACTTGGTTGAGCGAAGAAGAGATTACTTTTAGTATTAAAGCATCAACTATAAATACTAATCCTTTTGAATATCTTTAA
- a CDS encoding DEAD/DEAH box helicase — translation MANHPFENFNLESELITAIKDLNFNKPTEIQSRVIPKIIKGTSIIGQSQTGTGKSHAFLLPLMQRIDSTINEPQAIIVAPTRELAQQLFDAASHLAKFKQDISVKLFIGGTDFEKDRQRAKNQPHLVIGTPTRINDLAKNGELHVHLASYLVIDEADLMIDLGLIEDVDLIAARLEENASIAVFSATIPKSLHPFLNKYLEHPEFIEIEKPSQNKENIEFYLIPTKSEDKVDKTLKLMNVINPYLGIIFCNSRDSANELAKQINEAGVKVGMIHGGLTPRERKQQMKRIRNLEFQYVIASDLASRGIDIPGVSHVINFDVPNDIDFFTHRVGRTGRGQYHGVAITLYSPDEEENIGLIEERGYKFNDVDIKDDELKAIKAHNKRKVRKKQDDHLTNQIKNKVKRNNKNKVKPGYKKKFKQEVENLKRQERKQYSKRQNRLARKNKKG, via the coding sequence ATGGCTAACCATCCATTTGAAAATTTTAATTTAGAATCAGAACTTATAACAGCAATAAAAGATTTAAACTTTAACAAACCGACAGAGATTCAAAGCCGCGTTATACCTAAAATCATTAAAGGTACAAGTATAATCGGGCAATCTCAAACAGGTACTGGTAAATCACATGCTTTCTTACTACCATTAATGCAACGTATCGACAGCACAATTAACGAACCGCAAGCAATAATTGTGGCACCAACACGTGAATTAGCGCAACAATTATTCGATGCAGCAAGCCATCTAGCTAAATTTAAGCAAGACATATCTGTTAAATTATTTATTGGTGGAACAGATTTTGAAAAAGATCGTCAACGTGCGAAAAATCAACCACACTTAGTAATTGGTACACCTACAAGAATTAATGATTTAGCAAAAAATGGGGAATTGCATGTTCATCTTGCATCTTATTTAGTCATTGATGAAGCTGATTTAATGATTGATTTAGGTCTTATCGAAGATGTGGATCTAATCGCAGCACGCTTAGAAGAAAATGCGAGTATTGCTGTTTTTAGTGCAACTATACCAAAATCATTACACCCATTTTTAAACAAATATTTAGAACATCCAGAGTTTATTGAGATTGAAAAACCATCTCAAAATAAAGAAAATATAGAATTTTATTTAATACCGACTAAAAGTGAAGATAAAGTAGATAAGACTTTAAAATTAATGAACGTTATTAATCCGTATCTAGGTATTATATTTTGTAATAGTCGTGATAGTGCGAATGAGTTAGCGAAGCAAATTAATGAGGCAGGCGTCAAAGTAGGCATGATTCATGGTGGTTTAACGCCACGTGAGAGAAAACAACAAATGAAACGTATTAGAAACCTAGAGTTTCAGTATGTTATTGCCAGTGATTTAGCTTCAAGAGGCATTGATATTCCAGGTGTCAGCCATGTTATTAACTTCGATGTTCCTAACGATATTGATTTCTTTACTCACCGCGTTGGACGTACAGGACGTGGACAATATCACGGTGTAGCCATCACATTATACAGTCCAGATGAAGAAGAAAACATTGGTTTAATTGAAGAACGTGGATATAAATTTAACGATGTTGATATAAAAGACGATGAACTTAAAGCTATTAAGGCTCATAACAAACGTAAAGTGAGAAAGAAACAAGATGATCACTTAACGAATCAAATTAAAAACAAAGTTAAGCGAAATAACAAGAACAAAGTTAAACCTGGTTACAAGAAGAAATTTAAACAAGAAGTTGAAAACTTAAAACGTCAAGAGCGTAAACAATATAGTAAACGTCAAAATAGACTAGCCCGCAAAAATAAAAAAGGATAG
- a CDS encoding deoxyribonuclease IV — protein sequence MLLGSHVSMSGKKMLEGSAEEAHKFGESTFMIYTGAPQNTRRKPIEDLNITKGHEAMEKYGLSNIIVHAPYIINIANTEKPHVFNLGVEFLQNEIARTEAIGAKDIVLHPGSHVGAGADVGIKKIIEGLNEVLTQDNDVRIALETMAGKGSEIGRSFEEIAQIIDGVHHNERLSVCFDTCHTNDAGYNVKEDFDGVINEFDKIVGIDRIKVLHVNDSKNPIGAHKDRHENIGFGHIGFDALNYIIHHDTFKDIPKILETPYVGEDKKNKKPPYKYEIEMIKNQKFDPDLKEKILQQ from the coding sequence ATGCTATTAGGCTCTCATGTTTCAATGAGTGGTAAGAAAATGCTAGAAGGTTCTGCAGAAGAAGCACATAAATTTGGTGAATCAACATTTATGATTTATACAGGTGCGCCTCAGAATACGCGTAGAAAACCAATTGAAGATTTAAATATTACCAAAGGTCATGAAGCAATGGAAAAATATGGCCTGTCTAATATAATCGTACACGCGCCTTACATTATTAATATTGCCAATACAGAAAAACCACATGTTTTTAATCTTGGTGTAGAATTTTTACAGAATGAAATTGCACGTACTGAAGCTATCGGTGCTAAAGATATCGTACTACATCCAGGCTCACACGTAGGAGCGGGGGCTGATGTTGGTATTAAAAAAATCATTGAAGGTTTAAATGAAGTATTAACTCAAGATAACGATGTACGTATTGCTTTAGAAACAATGGCAGGTAAAGGATCAGAAATTGGGCGTAGCTTTGAAGAGATAGCTCAAATTATTGATGGCGTACACCATAACGAACGCTTATCCGTATGTTTCGATACTTGTCATACTAATGATGCAGGTTATAATGTCAAAGAAGATTTTGATGGCGTTATTAATGAATTTGATAAAATTGTTGGTATCGATAGAATTAAGGTTTTACACGTTAATGATAGTAAAAATCCAATTGGTGCACATAAAGACCGCCATGAGAACATTGGCTTCGGTCACATTGGTTTCGATGCGTTAAACTACATCATTCATCATGACACATTTAAAGATATTCCAAAAATATTAGAAACACCGTATGTTGGTGAAGATAAAAAGAACAAAAAACCACCTTATAAATATGAAATAGAAATGATCAAAAACCAAAAATTTGATCCAGACTTAAAAGAAAAAATATTACAGCAATAA
- a CDS encoding metal ABC transporter ATP-binding protein has product MTTPVFELQNLNYAFDNKKVLDNINIKINRGEFLAVVGPNGAGKSTLLKLILGLLPMQSGKIFVDGKDYKGKQSMLKISYVSQKALAFKSGFPASVKEVVLSGLTKRKKLVRWFNRNDEQKVDAVLKRLNIAHLSNANIAELSGGQQQRILIARALISDPTVLILDEPTNGIDAKHVNDFYNTLNQLKQEGVTIILVTHDIGVVADTATEVACLNKHLHFHGSTEEFKSLDEVQISKIYGHPIKFVDHQHDRECCTND; this is encoded by the coding sequence ATGACTACGCCAGTATTCGAATTACAAAATTTAAATTATGCTTTTGATAACAAAAAGGTACTCGATAATATTAATATTAAAATTAATCGAGGCGAGTTTTTAGCAGTCGTTGGCCCAAATGGTGCTGGGAAATCGACGCTGTTAAAGTTAATTTTAGGTCTATTACCGATGCAAAGTGGCAAAATATTTGTAGATGGTAAAGATTATAAAGGAAAACAATCTATGTTAAAAATTAGTTATGTATCGCAGAAGGCACTTGCTTTTAAATCTGGTTTTCCTGCCAGTGTGAAAGAAGTCGTGCTTAGCGGGCTAACTAAACGTAAAAAATTAGTACGTTGGTTCAATCGAAATGATGAACAAAAGGTAGACGCAGTTTTAAAGCGCTTAAATATTGCGCATTTGAGTAATGCAAACATTGCCGAATTATCAGGCGGGCAACAACAAAGAATTCTTATCGCTAGAGCTTTAATCAGCGATCCGACAGTTTTAATATTAGATGAGCCTACAAACGGCATAGATGCAAAACATGTTAATGATTTTTACAATACTTTAAACCAACTAAAACAAGAAGGCGTAACAATCATATTAGTAACACACGATATTGGTGTAGTTGCAGATACTGCTACTGAAGTAGCATGTCTGAATAAACATTTACATTTCCACGGCTCTACTGAAGAATTTAAATCCCTAGATGAAGTACAAATTTCTAAAATCTATGGGCATCCAATTAAATTCGTAGATCATCAACATGATAGGGAGTGTTGTACAAATGATTGA
- a CDS encoding metal ABC transporter permease: MIDALLNFDFMRYSLLSGLLVGFIAPLIGAFIVVRRLSLIADALSHVTLGGISFGMFLITVLPALTFINPMWCGILFAIIGAILIEKLRTSYSNYQEIAIPIIMSAGIALSAIFISLADGFNQEIVGLLFGSISAVSLSDLLTIVAIVVIVLLFVLAFYKELFILSFDEEYSKVIGIPKWIQFLFIAIVAMVISASMRVVGILLVSALITLPVAISMRITKGFKQLIAFSIIIGEIAVIVGLTLAFYINISPGGVIVVLLVLMLACTMMYQKLNLRQKKGVNEDEN, from the coding sequence ATGATTGATGCGTTATTAAATTTTGACTTTATGAGGTATTCTCTATTAAGTGGTTTACTTGTTGGTTTTATAGCGCCACTGATAGGTGCTTTTATTGTAGTACGAAGGTTATCATTAATTGCTGATGCACTAAGCCATGTGACGCTTGGGGGCATCTCATTTGGAATGTTTTTAATTACTGTATTACCTGCATTAACTTTTATTAATCCTATGTGGTGCGGTATTTTATTTGCTATTATAGGTGCCATATTAATTGAAAAGCTGAGAACTTCTTATAGTAATTATCAAGAAATTGCTATCCCTATCATTATGAGTGCTGGTATAGCGTTAAGTGCTATATTTATCTCATTAGCTGATGGTTTCAACCAAGAAATTGTAGGTCTGTTATTCGGATCAATTAGTGCAGTTTCATTAAGTGATTTATTAACAATCGTTGCAATTGTAGTGATTGTCTTATTATTTGTATTAGCATTTTATAAAGAACTATTTATATTATCTTTTGATGAAGAATATAGTAAAGTTATAGGCATTCCAAAATGGATACAGTTTTTATTTATAGCCATTGTAGCTATGGTTATTTCTGCGTCAATGCGCGTAGTCGGGATATTATTGGTAAGTGCATTAATTACATTGCCTGTAGCAATTTCAATGAGAATTACAAAAGGATTTAAACAACTTATAGCATTTAGTATAATTATCGGTGAAATAGCCGTCATTGTCGGATTAACATTAGCTTTTTACATTAATATATCACCAGGTGGCGTTATCGTTGTTTTATTAGTGCTAATGTTAGCTTGTACAATGATGTATCAAAAATTAAATCTTCGACAAAAAAAAGGAGTTAATGAGGATGAAAACTGA
- a CDS encoding Fur family transcriptional regulator produces the protein MKTEEAIQILKQDGHKYTDKRRDMLNIFVEEDKYINAKHIQQQMDTNYPGISFDTIYRNLHLFKELSIIEGTELDGEMKFRIACTDHHHHHFICECCGDTKVIEFCPMDDIQQRLPNVAINTHKLEVYGICEKCL, from the coding sequence ATGAAAACTGAAGAAGCCATTCAAATTCTTAAGCAAGATGGTCATAAATATACAGACAAACGTCGTGACATGCTTAATATTTTTGTAGAAGAAGATAAATATATTAATGCAAAACACATACAACAACAAATGGATACAAATTATCCAGGTATATCATTTGATACCATTTATAGAAACTTACATTTATTTAAGGAATTAAGTATTATTGAAGGTACTGAACTAGATGGCGAAATGAAATTTAGAATTGCATGTACAGATCATCACCATCATCATTTTATTTGTGAATGTTGTGGAGATACTAAAGTAATTGAATTTTGCCCAATGGATGACATTCAACAACGTTTACCGAATGTCGCAATAAATACACATAAATTAGAAGTTTATGGAATTTGTGAGAAGTGTCTATAA